Proteins from a genomic interval of Afifella aestuarii:
- a CDS encoding DUF5330 domain-containing protein, which yields MFRSIFWLTALILVLPPSPDGGPPPRVTLLESALAFQVLAKDVSGVCDRHPEACATSRETFTLLGRKIATGRDMASAALSASTGGNDDGDVDHGSLSASDLSVPWSGRGAPPIEAIPASARLPVSEPAEDGIDAQTQETDEARLDGSQSASSDDASPSARHVEIDLPQPRPRLL from the coding sequence TTGTTCCGATCAATCTTCTGGTTGACGGCACTGATCTTGGTTCTGCCTCCGTCGCCCGATGGCGGTCCGCCGCCGCGCGTCACCCTTTTGGAATCCGCCCTCGCCTTCCAGGTTCTCGCCAAGGATGTGAGCGGCGTGTGCGATCGGCATCCGGAAGCCTGCGCCACGAGTCGCGAGACCTTCACCCTTCTCGGCCGCAAGATCGCCACCGGGCGCGACATGGCCTCCGCCGCCCTCTCCGCCAGCACCGGCGGCAACGATGACGGCGACGTCGATCACGGCAGCCTGAGCGCAAGCGACCTTTCCGTGCCGTGGAGCGGCCGGGGCGCGCCCCCGATCGAGGCGATCCCGGCGAGCGCGCGCCTGCCCGTGTCGGAGCCGGCAGAGGACGGCATCGACGCTCAAACCCAAGAGACAGACGAAGCGCGGCTCGACGGCTCGCAATCCGCCTCGAGCGACGACGCCTCTCCGAGCGCCAGGCACGTGGAGATCGACCTGCCGCAGCCCCGCCCGCGCCTTCTCTAG
- a CDS encoding peptidoglycan-binding domain-containing protein, whose translation MSRTTSRAAGGRRKRQTRGDKTAAAKPAATKAASALGERSRLGLVLRHGPAAALGLLAVAAIVNALVLQHGRHPDPLFATREREPVSTLQAGEKGDLEMIIRTGLVVPRERPDAVGAAETAVSAETSSERPASGSAPDPVVFAVQQALADTAYGPVTADGLKGHETTEALRRFQLDQGLKVNGEIDRETLDRLAAIGAMPDNP comes from the coding sequence ATGTCCCGGACGACGAGCCGGGCTGCAGGCGGACGCCGGAAGCGACAGACGCGGGGTGACAAGACCGCGGCGGCAAAGCCGGCAGCGACGAAGGCGGCCTCAGCCCTCGGCGAGCGGAGCCGGCTCGGCCTCGTCCTGCGCCATGGCCCGGCGGCTGCGCTCGGGCTTCTGGCTGTGGCCGCCATCGTCAACGCGCTCGTCCTGCAGCATGGACGCCATCCCGATCCGCTCTTTGCCACGCGTGAGAGAGAGCCCGTCTCGACGCTCCAGGCGGGGGAGAAGGGCGATCTCGAAATGATCATCCGCACCGGCCTCGTCGTGCCGCGCGAACGCCCGGATGCGGTCGGGGCCGCAGAGACGGCCGTCTCTGCCGAGACTTCCTCGGAACGCCCCGCTTCGGGCTCGGCCCCCGACCCGGTCGTCTTCGCCGTGCAGCAGGCCCTCGCCGACACGGCCTATGGCCCGGTGACGGCAGACGGTCTCAAGGGCCATGAAACGACCGAGGCGCTGAGGCGCTTCCAGCTCGATCAGGGGCTCAAGGTGAACGGCGAGATCGACCGCGAGACGCTCGACCGGCTGGCCGCGATCGGCGCCATGCCGGACAATCCGTAA
- a CDS encoding DUF1491 family protein produces the protein MVRLRTDIFVQALIRRVSATGAFATVARKGALEAGTLFIIVDRLDGRLDLYGPAPQSFFMDEMEMPADRFFIPLVREGERGKIEERLVSESRFDPDLWVVEIEDREGRSFVAVADSDASSGRP, from the coding sequence ATGGTGAGATTGCGCACCGACATCTTCGTGCAGGCGTTGATTCGCCGTGTCTCGGCCACGGGGGCCTTTGCCACCGTAGCGCGCAAAGGCGCGCTCGAAGCCGGCACCCTCTTCATCATCGTCGATCGTCTCGACGGACGTCTCGATCTCTATGGCCCTGCGCCACAAAGCTTTTTCATGGATGAGATGGAGATGCCGGCCGATCGTTTCTTCATACCACTTGTGCGCGAGGGAGAGCGCGGCAAGATTGAGGAAAGGTTGGTGAGCGAAAGCCGTTTCGATCCTGACTTGTGGGTGGTGGAGATTGAGGATCGGGAAGGGCGTTCCTTCGTCGCGGTGGCAGATAGCGACGCTTCGTCGGGGCGGCCGTAA
- a CDS encoding DUF1254 domain-containing protein — MIYEERIGRRRRLIPAGFFGGLLAWLLAIFLLAASIHIVVIFLVPRLASSDGWSKLAAVTTEAGFTLLPPDGQGPAIAGLDPLFVHGACRISLKDAPASLSFSGPNSFWSLALYQRRGTVLFSVNDRTAIDGRLDMLIVDPIQNAQLKETTSAALDQTIVVEAAQPDLIALVRFYAPTPRERQVAIEHLQAAECVPAPLEPAG; from the coding sequence ATGATCTACGAGGAGCGCATCGGCCGCCGCCGGCGGCTCATCCCGGCCGGCTTCTTCGGCGGCCTACTCGCCTGGCTGCTCGCGATTTTCCTGCTCGCCGCCTCGATCCATATCGTGGTGATTTTCCTGGTGCCGCGGCTCGCCTCGAGCGACGGCTGGTCGAAGCTTGCCGCCGTCACGACGGAAGCGGGCTTCACCCTCCTGCCGCCCGACGGCCAGGGGCCAGCGATCGCCGGGCTCGATCCGCTCTTCGTGCACGGCGCCTGCCGCATCTCGCTGAAAGATGCGCCGGCGTCTCTGTCCTTTTCGGGGCCGAACAGTTTCTGGTCGCTGGCGCTCTACCAGCGGCGCGGCACCGTCCTCTTTTCCGTCAACGATCGCACGGCGATCGACGGGCGGCTCGACATGTTGATCGTCGATCCGATTCAGAATGCTCAGTTGAAGGAAACCACGTCCGCAGCCCTCGATCAGACCATCGTCGTGGAAGCGGCACAGCCCGATCTCATCGCGCTCGTGCGTTTTTATGCGCCGACCCCGCGCGAACGCCAGGTCGCGATCGAACATCTTCAGGCGGCGGAATGCGTGCCGGCCCCGCTTGAGCCGGCCGGCTGA
- a CDS encoding DUF1214 domain-containing protein, producing MRALVIILGVAIAFVLGVGSAFLSLRDLTPIDTIESGAWKGWPRAGTEDEDPYSRARLARTGELALGPSEGLKLLARSDDTGGDLNGACSYEISGQMPSARLWTISVETAAGGHLPPAERGGRALGSDEIVRKADGTFTITLAPNPQPGNWLSSEGAGQIRLAARLYDTTARTVTALTQFTVPAITPKGCR from the coding sequence TTGCGTGCCCTCGTCATCATTCTCGGCGTCGCCATCGCCTTCGTTCTGGGCGTCGGCAGCGCGTTTTTGAGCCTGCGCGACCTCACGCCGATCGACACGATCGAAAGCGGTGCCTGGAAGGGCTGGCCGCGCGCCGGCACGGAGGACGAAGATCCTTATTCGCGCGCCCGTCTTGCACGCACCGGCGAGCTCGCGCTCGGCCCGAGCGAAGGCCTGAAACTCCTTGCCCGCTCCGACGATACGGGCGGCGATCTCAACGGCGCATGCAGCTACGAAATTTCCGGCCAGATGCCGTCGGCCCGGCTCTGGACCATCTCTGTGGAAACCGCTGCGGGCGGACATCTGCCGCCGGCGGAACGCGGCGGCCGGGCACTCGGCAGCGACGAGATCGTGCGCAAGGCGGACGGCACCTTCACCATCACGCTGGCGCCCAATCCGCAGCCGGGCAACTGGCTCTCCTCTGAAGGTGCCGGCCAGATCCGGCTCGCCGCGCGCCTCTACGACACCACGGCCCGCACGGTGACGGCGCTCACGCAATTCACCGTTCCGGCGATCACTCCGAAGGGCTGCCGATGA
- a CDS encoding transglycosylase domain-containing protein produces MRDPFTPKKKLPHWLRALEIDSAIDTFFFELGQSSGMAWERTILFFRRFHATGWKRPVFELLSESVTLGCAGLIVLLALAIPAFDAVKRDWRAQSDYSVTMLDRYGNEIGKRGVLQEVQFSLDQLPDHLIQAVLATEDRRFFEHFGIDVIGTLRALVENARAGGVVQGGSSITQQLAKNVFLSNERTLDRKIKEAFLALWLEANLTKREILKLYLDRAYMGGGAFGVGAASEFYFGKPVTDLRLEESAMLAGLFKAPTRYAPHINLPAARGRANEVLTNMVQAGFMTEGQVISARRHPATPVSREATPSPDYFLDWVFEEVKRLAPPGQRNLIVRTTIDMRLQRAAELAVESSLRESGDAYGVKQAALVSMDMSGAVRAMVGGRDYGASTFNRATNAQRQPGSSFKPYTYAAALEHGYTPDSVILDAPVSIGNWSPQNYSRRYRGRITMMQGLTHSINTIPVRLSIAFGRQPIAEMAERLGVQTPIRVTRSLPLGTSEVTVLDQATGYAAFASGGFRARPHGVARILTPDGEVIYDFNRANGPPKRVLSEGVARDMVKMMHNVAEHGTGRRALIPGVSVAGKTGTTQAYRDAWFVGYTGDFSTAVWLGNDNYKSTNRLTGGTLPAMTWQKYMRVAEANIEHRPLPGIPLPPPAEDEVPVAEGLPEGGELLGSGRLAPPTEDILDRLEERAKTAEIAAPALKREASAAAPGGTATR; encoded by the coding sequence ATGCGCGATCCGTTTACACCGAAGAAGAAGCTTCCGCACTGGCTGCGTGCGCTGGAGATCGATTCCGCGATCGACACCTTCTTCTTCGAGCTCGGCCAAAGCTCCGGCATGGCCTGGGAGCGCACCATTCTGTTCTTTCGCCGTTTCCATGCCACCGGCTGGAAGCGGCCCGTCTTCGAGCTCCTGTCAGAGAGCGTCACCCTCGGCTGCGCCGGGCTCATCGTCTTGCTGGCGCTCGCCATCCCCGCCTTCGACGCGGTCAAGCGCGACTGGCGCGCCCAGTCCGATTATTCCGTCACCATGCTCGACCGCTACGGCAACGAGATCGGCAAGCGCGGCGTCCTGCAGGAGGTGCAGTTCTCCCTCGACCAATTGCCCGACCATCTCATCCAGGCCGTGCTGGCGACCGAGGACCGGCGCTTCTTCGAGCATTTCGGCATCGATGTCATCGGCACCTTGCGCGCGCTTGTGGAAAATGCCCGCGCCGGCGGCGTCGTCCAGGGCGGCTCGTCGATCACCCAGCAGCTCGCCAAGAACGTCTTCCTGTCCAACGAGCGCACGCTCGACCGCAAGATCAAGGAAGCCTTCCTCGCCCTGTGGCTGGAAGCCAATCTCACCAAGCGCGAGATCCTGAAGCTCTATCTCGACCGCGCCTATATGGGCGGCGGCGCCTTCGGCGTCGGGGCGGCGTCCGAATTCTATTTCGGCAAGCCCGTCACCGATCTCCGGCTCGAAGAATCGGCGATGCTCGCCGGCCTCTTCAAGGCACCGACGCGCTATGCCCCCCACATCAACCTGCCGGCGGCGCGCGGGCGCGCCAACGAGGTTTTGACCAATATGGTCCAGGCCGGCTTCATGACCGAGGGCCAGGTGATCAGCGCGAGGCGCCATCCGGCAACGCCGGTCTCGCGCGAGGCGACACCCTCGCCGGATTACTTCCTCGACTGGGTGTTTGAGGAGGTGAAGCGCCTCGCCCCTCCGGGCCAGCGCAATCTCATCGTGCGCACCACGATCGACATGCGCCTGCAGCGCGCGGCCGAGCTTGCGGTGGAATCCTCGCTGCGGGAATCCGGTGATGCCTACGGCGTCAAACAGGCGGCGCTCGTCTCCATGGATATGTCGGGCGCCGTGCGCGCCATGGTGGGCGGCCGCGACTACGGCGCCTCCACCTTCAACCGCGCCACCAATGCGCAGCGCCAGCCGGGCTCGTCCTTCAAGCCCTACACCTATGCCGCCGCGCTCGAACACGGCTATACGCCGGACAGCGTCATCCTCGACGCGCCGGTCTCCATCGGCAATTGGTCGCCGCAGAATTATTCGCGCCGTTACCGTGGCCGCATCACCATGATGCAGGGCCTCACCCATTCCATCAACACCATCCCGGTGCGCCTTTCGATCGCCTTCGGGCGCCAGCCGATTGCGGAAATGGCGGAGCGTCTCGGCGTCCAGACGCCGATCCGCGTCACCCGCTCGCTCCCCCTCGGCACGTCGGAGGTGACGGTCCTCGACCAGGCGACGGGTTATGCCGCCTTCGCCTCAGGCGGCTTTCGCGCGCGCCCGCACGGCGTCGCACGCATCCTCACCCCCGACGGCGAGGTCATCTACGATTTCAACCGCGCCAACGGGCCGCCCAAACGCGTCCTGTCGGAAGGCGTCGCGCGCGACATGGTCAAGATGATGCACAACGTCGCCGAGCACGGCACCGGCCGCCGCGCCCTCATTCCGGGTGTCTCCGTCGCCGGCAAGACCGGCACCACCCAGGCTTATCGCGACGCCTGGTTCGTCGGCTATACCGGCGATTTCTCCACCGCCGTCTGGCTCGGCAACGACAATTACAAGAGCACCAACCGTCTCACCGGCGGCACGCTGCCGGCCATGACCTGGCAGAAATACATGCGCGTCGCGGAAGCCAATATCGAGCATCGCCCGCTTCCGGGCATCCCGCTGCCGCCGCCTGCGGAAGACGAGGTGCCGGTCGCAGAGGGCCTGCCGGAGGGCGGCGAGCTTTTGGGCTCGGGCCGCCTCGCTCCGCCGACGGAAGACATTCTCGATCGTCTGGAAGAGCGCGCCAAAACCGCCGAGATCGCAGCTCCCGCCTTGAAGCGCGAGGCTTCCGCCGCCGCGCCTGGCGGCACGGCCACCCGTTAG
- a CDS encoding YcgN family cysteine cluster protein: MLEKEPFWRQKALEELTDKEWEALCDGCGRCCLNKLQDYDTGEISWTNVACRLYDENACRCRDYENRIEIVPDCLPLSAEAVREISWLPPSCAYRLVAEGRDLYWWHHLVSGSRETVHEAGISTRGRTVSERDVPVDEWEDFLVEWPEETPPR; encoded by the coding sequence ATGCTCGAAAAAGAGCCGTTCTGGCGCCAAAAGGCGCTCGAAGAACTCACTGACAAAGAGTGGGAGGCGCTGTGCGACGGTTGCGGCCGCTGCTGCCTCAACAAGCTCCAGGATTACGACACGGGCGAGATCTCGTGGACGAATGTCGCCTGCCGTCTCTATGACGAAAATGCCTGCCGGTGCCGCGATTACGAGAACCGCATCGAGATCGTGCCAGACTGCCTGCCGCTGTCGGCGGAGGCGGTGCGCGAGATTTCCTGGCTGCCGCCGTCCTGCGCCTATCGCCTCGTCGCGGAAGGCCGCGATCTCTATTGGTGGCACCATCTCGTCTCCGGATCGCGCGAGACCGTGCACGAGGCGGGGATCTCGACGCGCGGGCGCACGGTGTCGGAGAGGGACGTGCCGGTGGACGAATGGGAAGATTTTCTCGTCGAATGGCCCGAAGAGACGCCGCCGCGGTAG
- a CDS encoding LLM class flavin-dependent oxidoreductase has translation MLSVLDLAPVPEGTSAADALRATATFAEAADRFGYQRLWYAEHHGIPNIASASPEVLIGHAAERTRRIRVGSGGVMLPNHVPLRVVETYRTLEALYPDRIDLGIGRAGGSDSRTLSALRAVDGGQFAQQMAELIAFETGAFPEGHPYQAIEVVPGEVALPPIWLLGSSGASAEFSGLNGFGYAFAGHFSPAPAAPAFQAYRQAFKPSDDFPEPRTLLCLAAICAPSEEEAAYLAGSMELAWLRLRQGGLRKLSSPEEAANYAFTPQDRAAVEAYRRIAITGTPEKVRREIEARAAACDADEVMVTTNVWDPEARVRSLDLLARAFDLSRPSREPGKTEFA, from the coding sequence ATGCTTTCCGTTCTCGATCTGGCGCCCGTGCCGGAGGGGACGAGCGCCGCGGACGCGCTGCGCGCCACCGCGACCTTCGCCGAGGCCGCCGACCGTTTCGGCTATCAGCGCCTGTGGTACGCCGAGCACCACGGCATTCCCAACATCGCGTCGGCCTCGCCGGAAGTCCTGATCGGCCATGCGGCGGAGCGCACGAGGCGCATTCGCGTCGGCTCCGGTGGCGTGATGCTGCCGAACCACGTGCCCTTGCGGGTGGTGGAGACCTATCGGACGCTGGAAGCGCTTTATCCGGACCGCATCGATCTCGGCATCGGCCGTGCGGGCGGCAGCGACAGCCGTACGCTGTCGGCGCTGAGGGCGGTGGACGGCGGCCAGTTCGCCCAGCAGATGGCCGAATTGATCGCCTTCGAGACGGGGGCTTTCCCCGAGGGGCATCCCTATCAGGCAATCGAGGTGGTGCCGGGCGAGGTGGCGCTGCCGCCGATCTGGCTTCTCGGCTCGTCGGGTGCGAGCGCGGAATTTTCAGGCCTCAACGGTTTCGGTTATGCCTTCGCCGGGCATTTTTCGCCGGCGCCGGCAGCTCCGGCCTTTCAGGCCTACCGTCAGGCCTTCAAGCCCTCGGACGATTTTCCGGAGCCGAGGACGCTCCTCTGCCTCGCCGCCATCTGCGCGCCGAGCGAGGAGGAGGCGGCCTATCTCGCGGGTTCGATGGAGCTTGCCTGGCTGCGTCTGCGCCAGGGCGGGCTGCGCAAGCTGTCGAGCCCGGAGGAAGCGGCCAATTACGCCTTCACACCGCAGGACCGCGCCGCCGTGGAGGCCTATCGGCGGATTGCCATCACCGGCACGCCGGAGAAGGTCAGGCGGGAAATCGAGGCGCGCGCGGCCGCGTGCGACGCCGACGAGGTGATGGTGACGACGAATGTCTGGGACCCCGAGGCCCGGGTGCGAAGCCTCGATCTTCTGGCGCGCGCCTTCGATCTGTCGCGGCCTTCACGCGAGCCGGGTAAGACTGAATTCGCTTGA
- a CDS encoding putative bifunctional diguanylate cyclase/phosphodiesterase encodes MDDVLSCAEFWAWATDKDLHITYLSENFERITSLPAGEFVGMSRYEVIPAGMSDAMARRHRHELEKRLPFVGLRYEFNDKRGTRCFETSGTPTFDRRGRFRGYQGIARDVTEEVRDQERLEELGREQRILNVLFNHVERMANIGAWRYDPEQDVLTWSEQLYRLYGIPVGARVTLKEGLSVFPPDVAKVLHAAIDEAMGGERAFDLTLPFLSTRGEERYVRVLGECERRNGRPVSVFGTIQDVTSERRREEERQRLAVSDPLTGLGNRNAFRMELTETLKKLGARKREAALCIFDLDAFKDINDFFGHDIGDKVLREVADWLRNTAEPGDLTARSGGDEFALLTSAATAAEAEEALRRRLQPLVRRSGFGHSITYSLSAGIAVFPDDGATAEDLLRHADLALYEAKRGRRSTIERYEPQLLREAQNRFRLLADFREGLASGEIEAFYQPLVEFSSNQLSGFEALMRWRHPEKGIVPACELMPVFKDKVLSVELGEYMLRKIVGDLKAWRDAGIDFGRIGYNVTAADLQQEGFAPRLLGALAGAGLSSGDIVLEVTETSVIDEDNRAIRAHLEALRAAGVGVALDDFGTGFSSLTHLKSLPVGVLKIDRSFVKDLTFSPGDRAIVRALIGLGSELGYHIVAEGVETAAEAAFLHRAGCRYGQGYYFGRPMPADDVPEFIAEWDAAEEAVRRA; translated from the coding sequence TTGGACGACGTCCTGAGCTGTGCCGAATTCTGGGCCTGGGCGACCGACAAGGATCTGCACATTACTTATCTTTCGGAGAATTTCGAGCGAATCACCTCGCTTCCCGCGGGAGAGTTCGTCGGAATGTCTCGCTATGAGGTGATTCCGGCCGGCATGAGCGACGCGATGGCGCGCCGGCATCGCCACGAGCTTGAAAAGCGGCTGCCCTTCGTCGGCCTGCGCTACGAATTCAACGATAAGCGCGGTACGCGCTGCTTCGAGACGAGCGGCACCCCCACCTTCGACCGGCGGGGCCGCTTTCGCGGCTATCAGGGCATTGCCCGCGACGTCACCGAAGAGGTGCGCGATCAGGAGCGTCTGGAAGAGCTCGGCCGCGAGCAGCGCATCCTGAACGTTCTCTTCAACCATGTGGAACGCATGGCCAATATCGGGGCCTGGCGCTACGACCCCGAGCAGGACGTGCTGACATGGTCGGAACAGCTCTATCGCCTTTATGGCATCCCCGTCGGGGCCAGGGTGACGCTGAAGGAAGGGCTCAGCGTCTTTCCGCCCGACGTGGCGAAGGTGCTGCACGCGGCGATCGACGAGGCGATGGGCGGCGAGCGCGCCTTCGATCTGACATTGCCGTTTTTGTCGACGCGTGGCGAGGAGCGCTATGTGCGCGTGCTCGGCGAATGCGAAAGGCGCAACGGCCGACCCGTCAGCGTTTTTGGCACGATCCAGGACGTGACGAGCGAAAGGCGCCGCGAAGAGGAGAGACAGCGTCTGGCGGTGAGCGATCCCCTGACCGGGCTCGGCAACCGCAACGCCTTCCGCATGGAGCTCACGGAGACGTTGAAGAAGCTCGGCGCGCGCAAGCGCGAGGCGGCTTTGTGCATCTTCGATCTCGACGCCTTCAAGGATATCAATGATTTCTTCGGGCACGACATCGGCGACAAGGTGTTGCGCGAAGTCGCCGACTGGCTGCGGAACACGGCGGAGCCCGGCGACCTGACGGCGCGCTCCGGCGGCGACGAATTTGCGCTTCTGACGAGCGCGGCCACGGCCGCCGAGGCGGAAGAGGCGCTCCGGCGGCGTCTGCAGCCGCTCGTGCGCCGCAGCGGTTTCGGCCATTCCATCACCTACAGCTTGAGCGCCGGCATCGCGGTCTTTCCCGATGACGGGGCGACGGCCGAGGACCTTCTGCGCCACGCGGACCTCGCACTCTACGAGGCGAAGCGCGGCCGCCGATCCACGATCGAGCGCTATGAGCCGCAATTGCTGCGCGAGGCGCAGAACCGCTTCCGTCTTCTCGCCGATTTCCGCGAAGGGCTCGCTTCCGGCGAGATCGAGGCGTTCTATCAGCCGCTCGTCGAGTTTTCGTCGAACCAATTGTCCGGTTTCGAGGCGCTGATGCGCTGGCGCCATCCGGAGAAAGGCATCGTGCCCGCCTGCGAATTGATGCCGGTCTTCAAAGACAAGGTGCTGTCCGTCGAGCTCGGCGAATACATGCTGAGGAAAATCGTCGGCGATCTGAAAGCGTGGCGCGACGCCGGCATCGATTTCGGCCGGATCGGCTACAACGTCACCGCCGCCGATCTGCAGCAGGAGGGGTTCGCCCCGAGATTGCTCGGCGCGCTCGCCGGAGCGGGGCTCTCATCCGGCGACATCGTTCTCGAGGTGACGGAGACGAGCGTCATCGACGAGGACAACCGGGCGATCCGCGCGCATCTCGAAGCGCTGCGGGCGGCGGGCGTCGGCGTGGCGCTCGACGATTTCGGCACCGGCTTTTCCTCCCTGACGCATTTGAAGAGCCTGCCGGTCGGCGTGCTCAAGATCGATCGCAGTTTCGTGAAAGATCTGACGTTTTCGCCGGGGGACCGCGCCATCGTGCGCGCGCTCATCGGGCTCGGCAGCGAGCTCGGCTATCACATCGTGGCGGAAGGCGTGGAGACCGCGGCCGAAGCCGCCTTCCTGCACCGCGCCGGCTGCCGCTATGGCCAGGGCTATTATTTCGGCCGGCCGATGCCCGCCGACGACGTGCCGGAATTCATCGCCGAATGGGATGCTGCTGAAGAGGCAGTGAGGCGGGCATGA
- a CDS encoding ImmA/IrrE family metallo-endopeptidase, producing MRENDLEILKHHMAHPPVQPKDIIEGLGVRFVTEDMENGASGCIQKYRDGGYRISVNAAEGPQRRRFTAAHELAHYLLHRDLLDERGHLDRLYGGAAANPSAPLSPLHEVQANKLAAQILMPAPQIRARVGGGKPDVEALASEFDVSPAAMRIRLKTLGFEV from the coding sequence ATGCGAGAGAACGATCTTGAAATCCTAAAGCACCACATGGCTCATCCCCCGGTTCAACCGAAAGATATAATCGAGGGGTTAGGAGTGAGATTCGTCACGGAGGATATGGAAAACGGTGCGTCGGGCTGCATCCAGAAGTACCGTGACGGAGGCTATAGAATTTCAGTCAATGCAGCAGAGGGTCCGCAGAGACGCCGTTTTACAGCAGCACACGAACTCGCCCATTATCTGCTCCATCGAGATCTTTTGGACGAGCGTGGGCATCTAGACCGCCTTTATGGCGGTGCTGCAGCCAATCCATCTGCGCCACTTTCGCCGCTGCATGAGGTGCAGGCAAATAAGCTTGCTGCTCAGATCTTAATGCCAGCACCGCAGATTCGAGCTAGAGTCGGTGGAGGTAAGCCGGACGTCGAAGCACTAGCCAGTGAATTCGATGTTTCTCCAGCCGCTATGCGCATCCGGCTCAAGACTCTTGGATTTGAGGTTTGA
- a CDS encoding DNA-packaging protein, translating to MSERSSDELARLLDWRLWARPDQLPPEGDWTVWLYLGGRGAGKTRAGAEWVKGLALGQRPFAREPLERIALVGETLADVRDVMVEGPSGLLGLHRPSERPSFSTTRRRLLWPNGAQALMFSSQDPESLRGPQFHAAWCDELAKWTYAEATFDMLQFGLRLGLNPRQLVTTTPRNVPLVKRLLAAPRTAVTKATTAMNADNLAPGFLEAVVGRYRGTRLGRQELDAELISDRPDALFKRADIEAGRVEAAPEMIRVVVAVDPPASSGREADACGIVAAGRGADGFGYVLADKTAQGLSPAGWAGRAVDLFHALSADRLVAEANQGGDMVAAVIRQADPGVAVRLVHASRGKVVRAEPVAALYEQGRIRHVGALPELEDEMADFGLGGLSSGRSPDRVDALVWALTDLMLTGGGEARVRRI from the coding sequence ATGTCGGAGAGGAGTTCAGACGAGCTCGCCCGGCTTCTCGACTGGCGGCTTTGGGCCCGGCCCGACCAGCTGCCGCCCGAGGGCGACTGGACGGTCTGGCTCTATCTCGGCGGCCGCGGCGCCGGCAAGACGCGCGCCGGGGCGGAATGGGTAAAAGGGCTGGCGCTCGGTCAGCGCCCGTTTGCGCGAGAGCCGCTGGAGCGCATCGCGCTCGTCGGCGAGACGCTCGCCGATGTGCGCGACGTGATGGTGGAGGGGCCGTCGGGGCTTTTGGGCCTGCACCGGCCGAGCGAACGGCCGAGCTTTTCGACGACGCGGCGCAGGCTCTTGTGGCCGAACGGGGCGCAGGCGCTGATGTTTTCCTCGCAGGATCCCGAAAGCCTGCGCGGGCCGCAGTTTCACGCCGCCTGGTGCGACGAGCTCGCCAAATGGACCTATGCCGAGGCGACCTTCGACATGCTGCAATTCGGGCTCCGGCTCGGGCTGAACCCGCGCCAGCTCGTGACGACGACGCCGCGCAACGTGCCGCTCGTCAAACGGCTTCTGGCGGCGCCGCGCACGGCCGTCACCAAGGCGACGACGGCGATGAACGCCGACAATCTGGCGCCGGGTTTTCTGGAGGCCGTCGTCGGGCGCTATCGCGGCACCAGGCTCGGGCGCCAGGAGCTCGATGCGGAGCTGATTTCCGACCGGCCGGATGCGCTCTTCAAGCGCGCCGATATCGAGGCGGGGCGGGTCGAGGCGGCGCCGGAGATGATCCGCGTGGTCGTCGCCGTCGATCCGCCGGCCTCGTCCGGGCGCGAGGCCGATGCCTGCGGGATCGTGGCGGCCGGGCGCGGGGCGGACGGGTTCGGCTATGTGCTCGCCGACAAGACGGCGCAGGGGCTTTCGCCCGCCGGCTGGGCGGGGCGGGCCGTCGATCTCTTTCACGCGCTCTCCGCCGACCGGCTGGTGGCGGAGGCGAACCAGGGCGGCGACATGGTGGCCGCCGTCATCCGCCAGGCCGATCCGGGCGTTGCCGTGCGCCTCGTTCATGCGAGCCGCGGCAAGGTGGTGCGCGCCGAGCCGGTTGCCGCCCTCTACGAGCAGGGGCGCATCCGCCATGTCGGCGCGCTGCCGGAGCTTGAAGACGAAATGGCCGATTTCGGCCTCGGCGGGCTGTCGTCGGGCCGCTCGCCGGACCGGGTCGACGCGCTCGTCTGGGCGCTGACCGATCTGATGCTGACCGGCGGCGGCGAGGCGCGGGTGCGGCGGATTTGA
- a CDS encoding winged helix-turn-helix transcriptional regulator, producing the protein MAQELEPHRALGEKFESWMQFDFDATRCPVRNLLDHIGDRWSILILAALAGGPKRFSALARAVPDISKRMLTQTLRRLQSDGFIDRDVQPTVPPQVTYSLTPLGKSLAGPLLTLIDWAETNFAAVVEAREKMAEAA; encoded by the coding sequence ATGGCGCAAGAGCTGGAGCCGCACCGCGCGCTCGGTGAAAAATTCGAAAGCTGGATGCAATTCGATTTCGACGCGACGCGCTGCCCGGTGCGCAACCTCCTCGACCATATCGGCGACCGCTGGTCGATCCTCATCCTGGCGGCGCTCGCCGGCGGCCCGAAACGCTTCAGCGCGCTCGCCCGCGCCGTCCCGGACATCTCCAAGCGCATGCTGACCCAGACGTTGCGCCGGCTGCAATCCGACGGCTTCATCGACCGCGACGTGCAGCCGACCGTGCCGCCGCAGGTCACCTATTCGCTCACCCCCCTCGGCAAAAGCCTCGCCGGCCCCCTTCTGACCCTCATCGACTGGGCCGAAACCAACTTCGCCGCCGTCGTCGAAGCGCGCGAGAAAATGGCCGAGGCGGCCTGA